From one Anaeromyxobacter diazotrophicus genomic stretch:
- a CDS encoding substrate-binding domain-containing protein, which produces MTSWKLGLTATLLAAAAGAAPAPAVAGDVIRVNGSGSALDMLKPLVLAYAASHRLERFQLDPPLGSSGAMKALLGGALDVAALSRAVLPQEAAGGVRALAYGRTPLVIVTHREVARSSVDSAELERIYSGATPTWPGGEPIRVVLRPMAETKTAVLRGLSPGMARADDIARARPWAIVAVTDPESNELVARTPGAIGAATLTSILVEGLPLRPLALDGVPGTVEALAQGRYRLATDITLVTSARSSPEALAFVEFACSAEGRALARKSGVLTEAGGCGELR; this is translated from the coding sequence ATGACTTCCTGGAAGCTCGGCCTCACGGCCACCCTGCTCGCGGCGGCCGCCGGCGCCGCTCCGGCCCCCGCCGTCGCCGGCGACGTCATCCGCGTGAACGGGTCGGGCAGCGCGCTCGACATGCTGAAGCCGCTGGTGCTGGCGTACGCCGCGTCGCACCGCCTGGAGCGGTTCCAGCTCGATCCGCCGCTCGGGAGCTCCGGCGCGATGAAGGCGCTCCTCGGCGGCGCCCTCGACGTCGCGGCCCTGAGCCGGGCCGTCCTGCCGCAGGAGGCCGCCGGCGGCGTGCGCGCCCTCGCGTACGGGCGCACGCCGCTGGTCATCGTCACCCACCGCGAGGTGGCGAGGTCCAGCGTCGACTCGGCCGAGCTGGAGCGCATCTACTCCGGCGCCACGCCCACCTGGCCCGGCGGCGAGCCGATCCGCGTCGTCCTCCGGCCGATGGCCGAGACCAAGACGGCCGTGCTGCGCGGCCTCTCCCCCGGGATGGCGCGGGCCGACGACATCGCCCGCGCGCGCCCGTGGGCGATCGTGGCCGTCACGGACCCGGAGTCGAACGAGCTGGTGGCGAGGACGCCGGGCGCCATCGGCGCGGCCACGCTGACCTCGATCCTGGTCGAGGGGCTCCCCCTGCGCCCCCTGGCGCTGGACGGCGTGCCCGGGACGGTCGAGGCCCTGGCGCAGGGCCGCTACCGGCTGGCCACCGACATCACCCTCGTCACCTCGGCGCGCTCCTCCCCCGAGGCCCTGGCCTTCGTGGAGTTCGCCTGCTCCGCCGAGGGGCGCGCCCTGGCGCGGAAGAGCGGGGTGCTCACGGAGGCGGGCGGGTGCGGGGAGCTCCGATGA
- a CDS encoding ATP-binding protein, with translation MTRRADAIASTMTLLAGAVAASVVLGIPALWFGAGYRGAAAALDTQAEVNARDAGRLVVANPRMWIYEQARLAELLERRAASGEAEARRILDLAGKVVAESADPLPPPTLQRRRPIYDAGVAVAQVEVARSLRPLLLETGLALAGALLAAALAFAALRTIPLRAVRHAYAALEESEARYRTLYGSMAEGLALHGVVRDRGGAAVGFSVLDVNPAFSRMLGGDAGALVGADGASLLGGALAPHVPDLLRVAETQEPHAFELTVAEPARTLHVSAFSPRRDRVATLVEDVTDRRQAEAARRQLQEHLAHAQRLESVGRLAGGVAHDFNNILTVILSYARALTEELRGEQRDHAEEIARAGQRGAALTRQLLTFSRKQVLSPEVLRVEDVLASFSRMIGRLLGDDVRLSMEVAPGVGRVRMDPAQLEQALVNLAVNARDAMPGGGQLLIRAGDAELGPAEAERAGLPAGPYVAISVTDTGTGMDAATLSRVFEPFFTTKPKGKGTGLGLAMVLGAVEQGGGRVGVASAPGAGTTFTLHLPRVPGEAARATPAPARAGAVPGGHGERVLLVDDEPQLRAAVRLFLTGGGYQVIEAASGDEGLAAFRASGDAIDLVLTDLVMPGTSGVALGRAVAELRPVPVLYMSGYSEEVASGQEALPPERFLQKPFEREVLLERVHRALAAHRDAAMGRAS, from the coding sequence ATGACCCGGCGCGCGGACGCGATCGCCTCCACGATGACGCTCCTCGCCGGCGCCGTGGCGGCCAGCGTCGTGCTCGGGATCCCCGCGCTCTGGTTCGGGGCCGGCTACCGGGGCGCCGCCGCCGCGCTCGACACGCAGGCGGAGGTGAACGCCCGGGACGCCGGCCGCCTGGTGGTGGCGAACCCGCGGATGTGGATCTACGAGCAGGCCCGGCTCGCCGAGCTGCTCGAGCGGCGGGCGGCGTCCGGCGAGGCCGAGGCGCGGCGGATCCTCGACCTGGCGGGGAAGGTGGTGGCGGAGAGCGCCGACCCGCTGCCGCCGCCCACGCTCCAGCGCCGCCGCCCGATCTACGACGCCGGGGTCGCCGTCGCCCAGGTGGAGGTGGCGCGCTCGCTCCGGCCGCTCCTGCTCGAGACGGGCCTGGCGCTGGCGGGGGCGCTGCTGGCCGCCGCGCTCGCCTTCGCGGCGCTCCGGACCATCCCGCTGCGCGCCGTCCGCCACGCCTACGCGGCGCTCGAGGAGAGCGAGGCCCGGTACCGCACCCTCTACGGCTCGATGGCGGAGGGGCTGGCGCTGCACGGCGTCGTCCGGGACCGGGGCGGGGCCGCGGTGGGGTTCTCGGTGCTGGACGTGAACCCGGCCTTCTCGCGGATGCTCGGGGGCGACGCCGGCGCGCTCGTCGGCGCGGACGGCGCCTCGCTCCTCGGCGGCGCGCTCGCGCCGCACGTCCCGGACCTCCTGCGCGTGGCCGAGACGCAGGAGCCCCACGCCTTCGAGCTCACCGTGGCGGAGCCCGCGCGCACGCTGCACGTCTCGGCGTTCTCGCCGCGCCGGGATCGCGTGGCGACGCTGGTCGAGGACGTCACCGACCGCCGCCAGGCGGAGGCGGCGCGGCGCCAGCTCCAGGAGCACCTCGCGCACGCCCAGCGGCTGGAGTCCGTCGGCCGCCTCGCCGGCGGCGTGGCCCACGACTTCAACAACATCCTGACGGTCATCCTCTCCTACGCGCGGGCGCTCACCGAGGAGCTGAGGGGCGAGCAGCGGGACCACGCCGAGGAGATCGCGCGCGCGGGGCAGCGCGGCGCGGCGCTGACGCGCCAGCTCCTCACCTTCAGCCGCAAGCAGGTGCTGAGCCCGGAGGTGCTGCGAGTCGAGGACGTCCTCGCCAGCTTCTCGAGGATGATCGGCCGGCTCCTCGGGGACGACGTCCGGCTCTCGATGGAGGTCGCGCCCGGCGTGGGCCGCGTCCGCATGGACCCGGCGCAGCTCGAGCAGGCGCTGGTGAACCTGGCGGTGAACGCGCGCGACGCCATGCCCGGCGGCGGCCAGCTCCTCATCCGGGCCGGCGACGCCGAGCTCGGCCCGGCGGAGGCGGAGCGCGCCGGCCTGCCGGCGGGTCCCTACGTCGCCATCTCCGTCACCGACACCGGCACGGGCATGGACGCCGCCACGCTGAGCCGCGTCTTCGAGCCGTTCTTCACGACCAAGCCCAAGGGGAAGGGCACCGGCCTCGGCCTCGCCATGGTCCTCGGCGCCGTCGAGCAGGGCGGGGGCCGCGTCGGCGTGGCGAGCGCGCCGGGCGCGGGCACCACCTTCACGCTCCACCTGCCGCGCGTGCCGGGCGAGGCGGCGCGGGCGACCCCGGCGCCGGCCCGCGCCGGCGCGGTCCCCGGCGGGCACGGCGAGCGCGTCCTGCTGGTGGACGACGAGCCCCAGCTCCGCGCGGCGGTCCGGCTCTTCCTCACCGGGGGCGGCTACCAGGTGATCGAGGCGGCCAGCGGCGACGAGGGGCTGGCGGCCTTCCGGGCGAGCGGGGACGCGATCGACCTCGTGCTCACGGACCTCGTGATGCCGGGCACGAGCGGCGTGGCGCTCGGGCGCGCCGTCGCCGAGCTCCGCCCCGTGCCCGTCCTCTACATGTCGGGCTACAGCGAGGAGGTCGCGTCCGGCCAGGAGGCGCTCCCGCCCGAGCGCTTCCTGCAGAAGCCGTTCGAGCGCGAGGTCCTGCTGGAGCGGGTCCACCGCGCGCTGGCGGCGCACCGGGACGCCGCCATGGGCCGCGCCTCCTAG